TCGAGGACGACGAGTCCGGCGTCGTCCCGACTGCTCAGGTCCTTCCGCTCGGAGACGGTCATCGTCTGCGAGAGGGTGTCGCCGACGAACACCGGGTTCGGCAGGTCCATGTAGTTCATCCCGAGGAAGGCGATGGCCGTCCGTTCGACGATGCCGCACCGGTAGACGAACCCCGTCGACTGCACGAACGTCATCGGCCCGTGGGCGATGCGCTGGCCGAACTGGGTGTCCTCGGCGTACTCGGCGTTCGTGTGGAGTTCCGTCCAGTCGCCCGACAGCGCCGAGTGCATCACGAAGTCCGCCTCCGTCACGGTCCGGCCGACGCTCTCGAACTCCTTTCCCTCCTCGAAGTCCTCGAAGTAGTGCGGTTCGTAGCTGTAAGCCATGCCGGCCCGTCGCCGTCCGTCGGTAAAATACTTTACATACCAATCGTTGCTGATAGACCGCGGTCGCTCGGCGGACGGCGAGGGGGGAAGGTGGTGGAGCGCGCGAACTGTCACGTCGGGGCGGTGTAGACGCCCGGAACGGCTCTGCGGGGGGCGACGCTAGCGCCGCGGGGCGGCGCGGGGCGGGGCGGACCGCGGGTGGGTGAGCGGAGGGGTGAGGAGGGGGTGTGGGGGAGGAGCGGGGAGGAGAGAGGGAGCGCGCCGACACGCGGCGCACGCCGCGCGACGGCGGTCCGTCCCGCACCTACCCGCGGTGGTCGTAGACCCGTTGGACCTTCCCCACCTCGGTCCGAGCGATTTCGCCCGGTCGGACCAGCGAGAGGTCGTCCGGCGTGAACGACAGCACGTTCGACAGGCGGTCCAGAATCCGCTCTCGGACGCCGGAGACCGGTCCGTCGAAGTCGTCAGCCAGTTCGACGGTGAGTTCCAGCGTGTCGAGGTTGTCCTCGCGTCGCAGGTCGATGCGGTAGTACGGCGCCACCGCCTCGAACTCCAGCACGACCGACTCTATCTCGCTCGGGTAGACGTTGACGCCGCGGACGATGAGCAAGTCGTCGGTGCGGCCGGTGACGTTGTCCATGCGGACGGCCGTCCGACCGCAGTCGCAGGTGTCGTAGTTCAGCGTCGTCAGGTCGCCCGTGCGGTAGCGCAGGACGGGGAGCGCCTCCTTCGAGAGCGTCGTCAGGACGAGTTCGCCCTCCTCTCCCTCTGCGACTGGGTCGCCCGACGCCGGGTCGACGACCTCCGGGTAGAAGCGGTCCTCCCAGACGTGCAGGCCGTCCTGTTCGAGACACTCGATGGAGACGCCGGGGCCGACGATTTCGGAGAGTCCGTACAGGTCGACGCCCGTGACGCCGAGTCGGTCCTCTATCTCCTCGCGCATCGGTTCCGTGCAGGGTTCGGCCCCGAAGATGACGAGGCGGAGGGGGAGTTCGCGCACGTCCACGCCCATCTCGTCGGCCGTCTCCGCGACGTAGAGCGCGTACGACGGCGTGCAGGCGAGGGCGTCGGATTCGAGGTCCGCGAGCAGTTCCACCTGTCGCTGCGTCTGCCCGCCCCCGATGGGGATGACCGTCGCACCGATGGCCTCGATGCCCTGCTGGAGGCCGAGACCGCCGGTGAACAGGCCGTAGCCGTAGGCGTTCTGCACCACGTCGTCCGACTCCAGACCGGCGGCGACGAGACACCGCGCCATCGCGTCGTCCCACACGTCCAGGTCCGACTGCGTGTAGCCGACTATCTTCGGCTTCCCCGTCGTCCCCGAGGAGGCGTGGACGCGGACCACGTCGTCCATCTCGACGGCGAACATCCCCGTCGGGTAGGTGTCGCGGAAGTCCTCCTTCGTCGTGAACGGGAGGGCCGACACGTCGTCGACGCTCGTCACGTCGTCGGGCGACAGCCCCATCTCATCGAATCGCTCCCGGTAGAACGGCACGTTCTCGTACGCGGTGCGGACCGTCTCCCGCAGTCGCTCGGACTGCACTCGGCGGAGTTCCTCCCGAGGGGCGGTCTCTACGCTCCGGTGTGGCATGTTCGAACCCGACGATTGATGATGATAAAAACGTGCGGGTCGCCGTCCCGCGTCGAGTGAGGTAAACGATTATGAGGGTTCCGCGACGCGGTTCGAGCATGCACGTAGCCGTACTCGGAGCCGGGACGATGGGGCACGGAATCGCGCAGGTGTCCGCGATGGCCGGACACGACGTGGTGATGCGAGACGTGGCGGACGAGTACGTTCGAGACGGTATCGACGCCGTCGAGGAGAACCTCCGCGGCGGCGTCGAACGCGACAAGGTGACCGAGGCGGAGATGACGGCGACGCTGGACCGCATCACGGGGACCACCTCGCTGGCGGACGCGGTCGCGGACGCCGACCTCGTGATAGAGGCGGTGCCCGAGGAGATGGACCTCAAGCGCGAGACGATGCGCGAGGTGGAGGGGTTCGCCGACGCGGACGCCGTCCTCGCGACGAACACGTCGTCGCTGTCCGTGACGGAGATTCTGAGCGCCCTCGACCGACCGGGGCGCGGCGTCGGCCTGCACTTCTTCAACCCCGTCCACATCATGGCGCTGGTGGAAGTCGTCGCCGCCGAACAGACGGCGGCGGCGACGCTCGACTTCGCCCACGAGTTCGTCGAAGACGTGGGGAAGACGGCGGTGGAGGTGCGGGACTCGCCCGGATTCGCCTCCTCGCGCCTCGGTGTCGCACTCGGTTGCGAGGCGATGCGGATGGTTCAGGAGGGCGTCGCGTCGGCCGAAGACGTCGACGCGGCGATGGAGTTGGGGTACAACCACCCGATGGGACCGATAGAACTCGGCGACGTGGTCGGACTCGACGTCCGTCTGGACATCCTCGAGTACCTCCGGGAGGAACTCGGGGAGCGCTTCCGGCCGCCGCAGATTCTCAAGCGGAAGGTGCGCGCCGGGAAACTCGGCCGGAAGACGGGCGAGGGGTTCTACCTGTGGGAGGGCGACGAGAAGGTGGGCGTCAGCGACGAGGGCGGAGAGCGATGAGCGACGACCCGGACGGCGGCGCGGGAGGCGGTGAGTCGGGCGACGGCGCGGGAGACGGACCGACGCGCGGCGGACCGGCGGCCGAGGGACCCGAGGACGTGGAATCGGTCGCCGCCGACTGCGAGACGGTGGACGTGGCGGTGGACGACCGAGTCGAGGGCGTCACGACGGTGACGATGAACCGCCCCGACGCGCGGAACGCCCTGAACGCGCAGTTGCGCGCGGAGTTGAAGCGCGTCCTCGACGCCGTCGAGGACAGCGACGCCCGCGTCGTCGTCCTCACGGGGGCCGCGGAGGCGAAGGCGTTCGTCGCCGGGGCGGACGTGACGGAACTGCGCGAACGCGACATGCTGGCCCAACGCGCGGCGAGCGAACGGCCGCGCGTCTACGAGTACGTCGCCGACCTGCGACAACCAGTCGTCGCCCGCCTCAACGGGCACGCCCTCGGCGGCGGGTGCGAACTCGCGCAGGCCTGCGACGTGCGCA
This portion of the Halogeometricum rufum genome encodes:
- the paaK gene encoding phenylacetate--CoA ligase PaaK; this translates as MPHRSVETAPREELRRVQSERLRETVRTAYENVPFYRERFDEMGLSPDDVTSVDDVSALPFTTKEDFRDTYPTGMFAVEMDDVVRVHASSGTTGKPKIVGYTQSDLDVWDDAMARCLVAAGLESDDVVQNAYGYGLFTGGLGLQQGIEAIGATVIPIGGGQTQRQVELLADLESDALACTPSYALYVAETADEMGVDVRELPLRLVIFGAEPCTEPMREEIEDRLGVTGVDLYGLSEIVGPGVSIECLEQDGLHVWEDRFYPEVVDPASGDPVAEGEEGELVLTTLSKEALPVLRYRTGDLTTLNYDTCDCGRTAVRMDNVTGRTDDLLIVRGVNVYPSEIESVVLEFEAVAPYYRIDLRREDNLDTLELTVELADDFDGPVSGVRERILDRLSNVLSFTPDDLSLVRPGEIARTEVGKVQRVYDHRG
- a CDS encoding 3-hydroxyacyl-CoA dehydrogenase family protein produces the protein MHVAVLGAGTMGHGIAQVSAMAGHDVVMRDVADEYVRDGIDAVEENLRGGVERDKVTEAEMTATLDRITGTTSLADAVADADLVIEAVPEEMDLKRETMREVEGFADADAVLATNTSSLSVTEILSALDRPGRGVGLHFFNPVHIMALVEVVAAEQTAAATLDFAHEFVEDVGKTAVEVRDSPGFASSRLGVALGCEAMRMVQEGVASAEDVDAAMELGYNHPMGPIELGDVVGLDVRLDILEYLREELGERFRPPQILKRKVRAGKLGRKTGEGFYLWEGDEKVGVSDEGGER
- a CDS encoding enoyl-CoA hydratase/isomerase family protein; the encoded protein is MSDDPDGGAGGGESGDGAGDGPTRGGPAAEGPEDVESVAADCETVDVAVDDRVEGVTTVTMNRPDARNALNAQLRAELKRVLDAVEDSDARVVVLTGAAEAKAFVAGADVTELRERDMLAQRAASERPRVYEYVADLRQPVVARLNGHALGGGCELAQACDVRIAHERAKLGQPEINLGLMPGGGGTQRLVRLVGEGQAMRLVLSGELVSAEEARDIGLVDEVHDEETFDDRVYELAGSMAEKSGVALGHAKQAVKAASRMDLDRGIEYEAELFAQLFAVGDKDEGIDAFLEGRDPEWPSR
- a CDS encoding MaoC family dehydratase — translated: MAYSYEPHYFEDFEEGKEFESVGRTVTEADFVMHSALSGDWTELHTNAEYAEDTQFGQRIAHGPMTFVQSTGFVYRCGIVERTAIAFLGMNYMDLPNPVFVGDTLSQTMTVSERKDLSSRDDAGLVVLDVEMTKQDGTVVLEGDMKFLVKRRDAE